A single region of the Sciurus carolinensis chromosome 16, mSciCar1.2, whole genome shotgun sequence genome encodes:
- the Fbxo46 gene encoding F-box only protein 46 has protein sequence MDRGGLLPFQLWCPRPFGTYSQNQPRPPSTALKSSACSEPGGGAEPDRGPAHSENTPPALAAEAPATQPAPLLSAAGAGDEGRVLLDTWYVIKPGNTKEKVAFFVAHQCGGGSRASSMKVKGHWGSDSSKAKRRRRCLESTKAPPDPGGQEGPPAAEGGPSSAGEDVDLLSVAEMVALVEQRAALALQSYPRPTTPAPVVFVSAEQGGPPKGLGSERRSGGGDCSRVAEAVAHFEAQRDNPPTKGLRKEERPGPGPGEVRIAFRISNGREPRAPDGSLPNGGGGRPGCAFPGSPGPGARAKDKITCDLYQLISPSRDALPSNVEFLLARADEASEAETPAPARPEDTPPAPPPPPARDCGASGFHVDVVVTGVVDECIFFGKDGTKNVKEETVCLTVSPEEPPPPGQLFFLQSRGPDGPPEPPPADAPTTLPGPDDAEGTADTSLCRLYRHVSHDFLEIRFKIQRLLEPRQYMLLLPEHVLVKIFSFLPTRALAALKCTCHHFKGIIEAFGVRATDSRWSRDPLYRDDPCKQCRKRYEKGDVSLCRWHPKPYHHDLPYGRSYWMCCRRADRETPGCRLGLHDNNWVLPCNGLGGGRTGREEGR, from the coding sequence ATGGACCGTGGTGGCCTCCTGCCCTTCCAGCTCTGGTGTCCCCGGCCCTTTGGTACCTACTCCCAGAACCAGCCGCGCCCGCCTTCCACAGCCCTCAAGTCGTCGGCCTGCTCGGAGCCTGGTGGTGGGGCCGAGCCTGACCGTGGGCCTGCCCACTCAGAGAACACCCCGCCCGCCCTGGCCGCGGAGGCCCCTGCCACTCAGCCTGCTCCACTCCTCTCAGCAGCAGGTGCTGGCGACGAGGGTCGAGTCCTGTTGGACACATGGTATGTTATCAAGCCTGGGAATACAAAGGAGAAGGTGGCCTTCTTCGTGGCCCACCAATGTGGTGGAGGCAGCCGGGCCAGCTCCATGAAGGTCAAGGGGCACTGGGGCAGTGACAGCTCCAAGGCCAAGCGGAGGCGGCGCTGTCTGGAATCCACCAAGGCTCCCCCAGACCCAGGGGGCCAGGAGGGACCCCCTGCTGCCGAGGGGGGCCCCTCTTCAGCGGGGGAGGATGTGGACTTGCTCTCTGTGGCTGAGATGGTGGCCCTGGTAGAACAGAGGGCTGCCCTGGCCCTGCAGAGCTACCCCCGCCCCACCACCCCAGCGCCTGTAGTCTTTGTGTCGGCTGAGCAGGGTGGACCACCTAAGGGATTGGGGTCCGAACGGAGGTCTGGTGGTGGTGACTGCAGTCGTGTGGCTGAAGCGGTAGCCCATTTTGAGGCCCAGCGGGACAACCCTCCAACCAAGGGCCTTCGCAAGGAGGAGCGGCCTGGGCCAGGTCCCGGTGAGGTACGCATTGCCTTCCGCATCTCCAATGGCAGGGAGCCCCGTGCACCAGACGGCAGTCTCCCCAATGGTGGCGGGGGCCGGCCTGGTTGTGCCTTCCCTGGCAGCCCAGGTCCCGGGGCTCGAGCCAAGGACAAGATCACTTGTGACTTATACCAGCTCATCAGCCCTTCCCGGGATGCCCTTCCTAGCAATGTGGAGTTCCTGCTGGCTAGGGCAGATGAAGCCAGCGAGGCTgagaccccagcccctgccaggcCTGAGGACActccccccgccccacccccgccccctgcCCGGGACTGTGGCGCATCAGGCTTTCACGTGGATGTGGTGGTGACGGGTGTGGTGGACGAGTGCATCTTCTTTGGTAAGGATGGCACCAAGAATGTAAAAGAGGAGACAGTGTGCCTGACGGTCAGTCCCGAGGAGCCACCCCCACCCGGCCAGCTCTTCTTCCTCCAGTCTCGGGGTCCAGACGGGCCCCCTGAGCCACCCCCTGCTGATGCGCCAACCACATTGCCAGGCCCGGATGATGCTGAGGGGACAGCAGACACCTCCCTGTGCCGCCTTTACCGTCACGTGTCACATGACTTCCTGGAGATCCGCTTCAAGATCCAGAGGCTGCTGGAGCCACGGCAGTACATGCTGCTGCTGCCAGAGCATGTGCTGGTCAAGATCTTCAGCTTCCTGCCCACGAGGGCCCTGGCCGCCCTCAAGTGCACCTGCCACCACTTCAAGGGCATCATCGAGGCTTTTGGCGTCCGGGCCACAGACTCACGCTGGAGCCGAGACCCACTCTACCGTGATGACCCTTGCAAGCAGTGCCGCAAGAGATACGAGAAGGGCGATGTGTCACTCTGCCGCTGGCACCCCAAGCCCTACCACCATGACCTGCCTTACGGACGTTCCTACTGGATGTGTTGTCGCCGAGCTGATCGCGAGACGCCGGGCTGTCGCCTGGGCCTGCACGATAACAACTGGGTGCTGCCTTGCAATGGGCTGGGTGGGGGCCGCactggcagggaggaggggaggtga
- the Qpctl gene encoding glutaminyl-peptide cyclotransferase-like protein isoform X1: MRSGGRGRPRLRLGERGLTEPPSLPKRRLLPRVQLLPLLLLALAVGSAFYIIWSSWRRGAEELSRGRELRAPPIGSLPEDRLRRVVGQLDPQRLWSTYLRPMLIVRTPGSPGNLQVRKFLEATLRTLTAGWHVELDPFTALTPLGPLDFGNIVATLDPGAARHLTLACHYDSKLFPPGSAPFVGATDSAVPCALLLELAQALDLLLSRAKEQAAPVTLQLLFLDGEEALKEWGPKDSLYGSRHLAQLMESIPHSPGPTRIQAIELFVLLDLLGAPNPTFYSHFPRTLRWFHRLRSIEKRLHRLNLLQSHPQEVMYFQPGEPPGSVEDDHLPFLHRGVPVLHLISTPFPSVWHTPLDTEANLHPPTVYNLSRILAVFLAEYLGL, encoded by the exons ATGCGTTCCGGGGGCCGCGGTCGGCCCCGGCTACGGCTCGGGGAACGTGGCCTCACCGAGCCACCCTCATTACCCAAACGTCGCCTGCTACCGCGGGTGCAGCTgttgcccctgctgctgctggcgCTGGCCGTGGGCTCCGCGTTCTACATCATCTGGAGCAGCTGGCGCCGCGGCGCTGAGGAGCTGTCGCGGGGCCGGGAGCTGCGG GCCCCGCCGATTGGAAGCCTCCCGGAAGACAGGCTGCGACGGGTGGTGGGACAACTAGACCCGCAGCGTCTCTGGAGTACTTACCTGCGCCCTATGCTGATTGTGCGAACCCCAGGCAGCCCAGGCAATCTCCAGGTCAGAAAG TTCCTGGAGGCCACGCTGAGGACCTTGACAGCAGGCTGGCATGTAGAACTGGATCCCTTTACAGCGCTGACGCCCCTGGGGCCACTGGACTTTGGCAACATAGTGGCCACACTGGACCCAGGGGCTGCCCGTCACCTTACCCTTGCCTGCCATTATGACTCGAAGCTCTTCCCTCCCGGGTCAGCCCCCTTTGTAGGGGCCACGGATTCGGCTGTACCCTGTGCCCTGCTACTGGAGCTGGCCCAGGCCCTTGATCTGTTATTGAGCAGGGCCAAGGAGCAG GCAGCCCCAGTGACACTACAGCTGCTCTTCTTGGATGGTGAAGAGGCGCTGAAGGAGTGGGGACCCAAGGACTCCCTTTATGGCTCCCGGCACCTAGCCCAGCTCATGGAATCCATACCCCACAGTCCCGGCCCCACCAGGATCCAGGCTATT GAGCTCTTTGTGCTTCTTGATCTTCTGGGAGCCCCCAACCCAACCTTCTACAGTCACTTCCCCCGCACTCTCCGCTGGTTCCATCGGCTGAGGAGCATCG AAAAGCGCCTGCACCGTCTGAACCTGCTACAGTCTCATCCCCAGGAGGTGATGTACTTCCAGCCCGGGGAGCCCCCTGGCTCTGTGGAGGATGAccacctccccttcctccacAGAG GGGTGCCTGTGCTCCATCTCATCTCAACGCCCTTCCCCTCCGTCTGGCACACACCTCTGGACACTGAGGCCAATCTCCACCCACCCACTGTCTACAACCTGAGCCGCATCCTCGCTGTGTTCCTGGCTGAATACCTGGGGCTCTAG
- the Qpctl gene encoding glutaminyl-peptide cyclotransferase-like protein isoform X2: protein MRSGGRGRPRLRLGERGLTEPPSLPKRRLLPRVQLLPLLLLALAVGSAFYIIWSSWRRGAEELSRGRELRAPPIGSLPEDRLRRVVGQLDPQRLWSTYLRPMLIVRTPGSPGNLQFLEATLRTLTAGWHVELDPFTALTPLGPLDFGNIVATLDPGAARHLTLACHYDSKLFPPGSAPFVGATDSAVPCALLLELAQALDLLLSRAKEQAAPVTLQLLFLDGEEALKEWGPKDSLYGSRHLAQLMESIPHSPGPTRIQAIELFVLLDLLGAPNPTFYSHFPRTLRWFHRLRSIEKRLHRLNLLQSHPQEVMYFQPGEPPGSVEDDHLPFLHRGVPVLHLISTPFPSVWHTPLDTEANLHPPTVYNLSRILAVFLAEYLGL, encoded by the exons ATGCGTTCCGGGGGCCGCGGTCGGCCCCGGCTACGGCTCGGGGAACGTGGCCTCACCGAGCCACCCTCATTACCCAAACGTCGCCTGCTACCGCGGGTGCAGCTgttgcccctgctgctgctggcgCTGGCCGTGGGCTCCGCGTTCTACATCATCTGGAGCAGCTGGCGCCGCGGCGCTGAGGAGCTGTCGCGGGGCCGGGAGCTGCGG GCCCCGCCGATTGGAAGCCTCCCGGAAGACAGGCTGCGACGGGTGGTGGGACAACTAGACCCGCAGCGTCTCTGGAGTACTTACCTGCGCCCTATGCTGATTGTGCGAACCCCAGGCAGCCCAGGCAATCTCCAG TTCCTGGAGGCCACGCTGAGGACCTTGACAGCAGGCTGGCATGTAGAACTGGATCCCTTTACAGCGCTGACGCCCCTGGGGCCACTGGACTTTGGCAACATAGTGGCCACACTGGACCCAGGGGCTGCCCGTCACCTTACCCTTGCCTGCCATTATGACTCGAAGCTCTTCCCTCCCGGGTCAGCCCCCTTTGTAGGGGCCACGGATTCGGCTGTACCCTGTGCCCTGCTACTGGAGCTGGCCCAGGCCCTTGATCTGTTATTGAGCAGGGCCAAGGAGCAG GCAGCCCCAGTGACACTACAGCTGCTCTTCTTGGATGGTGAAGAGGCGCTGAAGGAGTGGGGACCCAAGGACTCCCTTTATGGCTCCCGGCACCTAGCCCAGCTCATGGAATCCATACCCCACAGTCCCGGCCCCACCAGGATCCAGGCTATT GAGCTCTTTGTGCTTCTTGATCTTCTGGGAGCCCCCAACCCAACCTTCTACAGTCACTTCCCCCGCACTCTCCGCTGGTTCCATCGGCTGAGGAGCATCG AAAAGCGCCTGCACCGTCTGAACCTGCTACAGTCTCATCCCCAGGAGGTGATGTACTTCCAGCCCGGGGAGCCCCCTGGCTCTGTGGAGGATGAccacctccccttcctccacAGAG GGGTGCCTGTGCTCCATCTCATCTCAACGCCCTTCCCCTCCGTCTGGCACACACCTCTGGACACTGAGGCCAATCTCCACCCACCCACTGTCTACAACCTGAGCCGCATCCTCGCTGTGTTCCTGGCTGAATACCTGGGGCTCTAG